In Fimbriimonadaceae bacterium, the genomic window CCGGGGTTTCTCGCGCTTCCGTACCTGTTAGAGCCAAAGGCCCATGCCACTGTTGCGGTGCCTTCATTGGATTGGGACCTTAGACCCAAAAAGACCCTCGGCTGCCCCACATCCGGGGCACAACGAACCTGGGTCCAATCCGTCAAACTTACGTCATGCTACTTTCGCTGTCCGTGCTCGGCATGGTCGTTGCCGCCAGCCCCTACCTGGTACCGAAGCCGCGGTCGATGGCGGTGGGCAACGGGGTCTTCAGCTTGACGAGCGAGACCGCGATCGTAGCCAACGGTCCCGCCGGCAGAGTTGCCCGCTATCTCCAAAGCGCCCTGAGGCCGGCGACCGGCTATGACCTTCCGATCCGGGGCCGCGCCACCGGAAACCGGATCGAGATCAGAGTCCGCGACGATGCCGAGGTCCGCGGCGACGAAGGCTATCGGCTCGTCAGCGATAGCGGCGGGATTCGAATCGACGCCAAGACCGACCATGGGGCGTTCAATGGCGTGCAGACGCTCCGGCAGCTTCTGCCATCCGCGATCTTTTCACCTCGCTGGCAGACCAATGTACGGTGGACGGTGCCGGTTGTTACGATCGACGACAGCCCCAGATTTACATGGCGGGGTGGCCACCTCGACGTCGGTCGGCACTTCATGCCGGTCGAAACCGTGAAGCGCTTCATCGACCTCCTGGCCATGCATAAGATGAACGTCTTCCACTGGCATCTCACCGAGGATCAGGGCTGGCGCATCGAAATCAAGAAGTATCCGAAGCTCACCCAGATTGGATCGAAGCGACGCGACACGATGCTGAAGTACGACCCTAAAACGTACAGCGGCAAGCCGCACGAGGGGTTCTATACCCAGGCCCAGGTGCGCGACATCGTGAAGTATGCGAGCGACCGCTTCGTGACCATCGTGCCGGAAATCGAGATGCCGGGCCATGCGGCGGCGGCCATCGCCGCCTACCCTGAGCTTGGCAACACCGGAAAGCCGATCGAGGTGAAAGTCGATTGGGGCGTGCACGAGGACGTGTTCAACGCCGAGGACTCGACCATCAGCTTTCTCAAGGATGTCCTGACCGAAGTCATGGCCCTATTCCCTGGCAAGTTCATCCATATCGGCGGAGACGAATGTCCGAAGCAGCAGTGGAAAGCAAGCCCAAAGGCCCAAGAGAAGATCAAAGCGCTGGGATTGAAGGACGAGCACGAGCTACAAAGCTGGTTCATCCGCCAAATGGACCAGTTCCTGGCCGCCAAAGGACGCCGCCTGATCGGGTGGTCGGAGATTTTGGAAGGGGGGCTCGCGCCGGGGGCGGCCCTGATGGTTTGGCTGGGGGACGAGGGCGCGTTGCAGGCGGCTTCCAGCGGCCACGACGTGGTGATGGCCCAGACCTCCCACACTTACTTCGACTACTACCAGTCGCAAGACCGAGCGCGAGAGCCCCACGCCATCGGTGG contains:
- the exoI gene encoding Beta-hexosaminidase, producing the protein MLLSLSVLGMVVAASPYLVPKPRSMAVGNGVFSLTSETAIVANGPAGRVARYLQSALRPATGYDLPIRGRATGNRIEIRVRDDAEVRGDEGYRLVSDSGGIRIDAKTDHGAFNGVQTLRQLLPSAIFSPRWQTNVRWTVPVVTIDDSPRFTWRGGHLDVGRHFMPVETVKRFIDLLAMHKMNVFHWHLTEDQGWRIEIKKYPKLTQIGSKRRDTMLKYDPKTYSGKPHEGFYTQAQVRDIVKYASDRFVTIVPEIEMPGHAAAAIAAYPELGNTGKPIEVKVDWGVHEDVFNAEDSTISFLKDVLTEVMALFPGKFIHIGGDECPKQQWKASPKAQEKIKALGLKDEHELQSWFIRQMDQFLAAKGRRLIGWSEILEGGLAPGAALMVWLGDEGALQAASSGHDVVMAQTSHTYFDYYQSQDRAREPHAIGGFVPLEKVYSYEPILPAMTAEQARHVMGAQFQIWTEYIPDGSRVEYMAYPRGCALAEVVWSPKDQRNVEDFLARLPFHLDRLAAMGVNFRRLDAGIGGRDH